DNA from Arthrobacter sp. SLBN-112:
GCACTTTGGCGGGCTGATCCTCACGGCGCCGGAGAGCGTGGACGGAAGGGCCGTCGTCGGACGCCATGCTGACGTGGTGCCCTTTGCAGACGGGACGGCCGGTGAAACGTCCGACGGCGGTACGCAGCGTGCGCTGCTGGTGTACTTCACCCATCCGTACTGGGGCGGCGAGGACATCGACACGATGGCGCCGGACCCGCGCACCCGCCTCAGCCACGTGCGGGCCGCGGTACTGGAAGTGCGCGGTGGAAGCCTGGTCTGCACGGAACATTAGCCGGGCACAACGAAGGGCCAAACCCCGGAACTATAAGCCGGCTGGTGCCGGCACCGGTCCAAGGTTTGGCCCTGATTCGTGCGCTGCAGCTAGACCCGCTGCGGCGAGCCCAGTTCCACCGGGTCCTCGTCCGTCAGGTACGCCAGCTCGGAGTGGGCTGCGAGGTCGATGCCGCGCAGTTCGTCCTCGGGTTTGATGCGCAGGCCGATGGTCTTGTCCAGGATCTTTGCCAGGACCCAGGTTATGCCGAATGAGTAGACCAGCACCGTGATGGTGGCCAGCGCCTGGACGCCCAGCAGTTCGAAACCGCCGCCGTAGAAGAGACCGGTGACGGCGTTGGGTGCTGCGTCCGTGGCGAAGAGGCCGATGAGCAGGGTGCCCAGGATACCGCCCACGAGGTGGACACCGACGACGTCGAGGGAATCGTCGAAGCCGAGCCGGAACTTCAGCTCGATGGCCAGGGAGCAGACAGCCCCGGCGATGGCGCCGATGGCCACAGCACCCAGCGGGCTGACGGCACCACAGGCTGGAGTGATGGCCACGAGCGCGGAGATCAGCCCGGATGCGGCGCCCATGCTGGTGGCTGCGCCGTGGCGGACCCGCTCCACCAGGGCCCAGGCGAGCAGGCCGGCGGACGCGGCTACTGCAGTGTTCAGGAAGACCACCGCCGCCGACTGGCCGGCGGAGAGGGCCGAACCGGCGTTGAAGCCGAACCAGCCGACCCACAGCAGGCCCGCGCCCACCAGGACCAGCGGCCGGCTGTGCGGCTTGGCGTGCTCCACCTTGGGCCAGCCGGAGCTCTTGCCCAGGACCAGGGCCAGGGCAAGAGCGGCCGCGCCGGCATTCATGTGGACCGCGGTGCCGCCGGCGAAGTCGATGGCCTTGATGCCGTTGGCGATCCAGCCGCCCATCGTGCTGCCGTCGGCCGAGTCGAATGCGAACACCCAGTGCGCGATGGGGAAGTAGACAACGGTGGCCCAAATGCCGGCGAACAGCATCCAGGCGCCGAACTTCATCCGCCCCGCCGCTGCACCGGCAACCAGGGCCGTGGTGACGCAGGCGAAGAACAGCTGGAACGCGGCGAACAAGATGACCGGGATGGATGCCGAATCATCCGCGGCCAGCAACTGGCCCATGCCGGGGAACTCGGTGACGTCACCGATCAGCCCCAGCCCCCCAACAGAGTTGCCGAACGCCATCGAGTACCCGAACAGTGCCCACAGGACGGCCACCAGGCTGGCGCCGCCGAAGCACATCATCATCATGTTCAGAATCCGGCGCGACCCCACCATGCCCCCGTAAAACAGGGCCAGGGCGGGGATCATCATGCAAACCAGCGCCGAGCTGGCCAAAATCCAAGCGACATTTCCCGAATCCATGGGAAACCCCTTTCAAGATGCGAAGAGAAGAACGGTAAGTTGCCGTCAGAGCCGCTCCGTGGGAGGGACGTGGACGGAGGGGCCACGTTCAGCGGAGGGGCGGCTGGTGCCGTCTGGTTCCAACTGTATGGCCGCTGTTTTGGGGTGGGTTTCCGGTGTGTTAAATGATCGTTTCGGTCATCCGCCACCGAGTTTCAGGCGTCCCGCCGCTCGCAGGAGTTACTGGCGCGTCACGCCAGGCATGCTTTCAAGGAGCGGACGACGGCGGGAGGCCGGGTTTTCGCGGCACACGCACCAAAGGCGGGTCGAAAGCATGCCCTGCGTGACGCCGTCGGGCGGCTGCTCCATATTGCCGGGCCGAAGCGGCGGCTAGGCTGAAAGCCACGGGGCGGAAGGTTGCTTCGGCCGGTACCCGCCACTGTCCAAACCCCGGACGAAAGGAAGCATCCCTTTGAATAACCAGCAGCCCATAGCCCGGCAGGCACCCACGCCCGGAGACAAGCTCCAGGAACTGCGGGTGGGTGTGGTCGGCATCGGCTGGGCCGGCCAGCAGCACCTGAAAGCCTATTCCGAGCTCGACGGCGTCCGCATCATGTCACTGGCGGGAATGGAACAGGAACTGCGCGACTCCCTGCAGGCCGAGTACGCCATCCCCAACGGCTTTGCCGGCTGGGAAGAGATGCTGGACCACGGCGGCCTGGACGCCATCAGCGTGGCGGTGCCCACCTTCCTCCACGCCCCCATCGCCATCGCCGCCCTGGAACGCGGAATCCATGTGCTGAGCGAAAAGCCCATCGCGCGCAACGCCGTCGAGGGCCAGGCCATGGTGAAGGCAGCGCGGAAGGCCGGACGCGTCCTGGACGTTGCCTTCAACCACCGCCGCCGCGGCGACATCCAGGCGCTCAAGGACGTGATCGATGCCGGCGGACTGGGCAGGCCCTATTACGCCAAGGCGTCCTGGCTGCGCCGCTCCGGCATCCCCACCCTGGGCAGCTGGTTCACGAATCCCGAGCTCGCCGGCGGCGGACCGCTGGCCGACATTGGCGTGCATGCGCTGGATTACGCCCTGCACCTCCTCGGCGAACCGAAGGTGGTGGCGGTCTCTGCCGCGACACACTCGGAGCTGGGCCCGCAGGGCAGGGGCGGCGGAAACCGGTATTCAGCTCAGGCCACCAGCCATGCGTTCGAGGTGGAGGACTTCGCGTCGGCGTTCCTCCGGCTTGAAGGCGGCGGAACACTGCTCCTCGAAGCGGGCTGGGCCACTTACCGGGAGACGGACGACCTGCTCGACTTCACGGTCTACGGCACCGACGGCGGCGCGGAACTAAAGGTGAAGGGCGCGCCGTTCCCGCCGGTAGGCCAGCTCAGGGTCTTCACGGACAAAGAGGGGGAATCCGCCGATTACGTGCCAACCGTGCTGCCGGGCCGCGCCCATGACGCAGTGGTGGAAGACTTCGTAACGGCGGTGCGCGGCGGCGAAACAGCGTGGGCCGGGCATGACGGTTCCCTGGCCCTGTACCGTGCACAGATCATTGACGCGTGCTACCAGTCCGCGCTGCAGCAGAGGGAGGTTCGACTCTAATGAACGGCAAATTTGAGGATCCGGGTGTGGAACGAGGGCGTCCACGAGGCCATCAACGAGCCCTCCCACATCGGGGAGATCTACCCCGACGGCATCCACGGCGCCATCGCCGCGGGCCTTCGTTCCCACTTTCCGGACGCAGACATCACGACGGCGGTCCTGGCCACCGACGACGAACACGGCCTTGACGAGGAGGTGCTTGCGGAGACCGACGTCCTGCTCTGGTGGGGCCATATGGCCCACGCCGAGGTGGGCGACGCCGTCGTCGAACGCGTCCACCGGCACGTGCTCGGCGGAATGGGGCTGATTGTGCTCCATTCGGGACACTTCGCGAAGATCTTCACCAAACTCCTGGGCACCAGCTGCTCGCTGGCCTGGCGCAATGACGGCGAGCGCGAGCTGGTGTGGACCGTCAAGCCAGCGCACCCCATCGCCGAGGGCGTGGACAGCCCCATCGTCATCCCCGAGCAGGAGATGTACGGGGAACTGTTCGACATCCCGGACCCGGACGATCTGATCTTCATCAGCTCGTTCGCGGGCGGCGAAGTGTTCCGTTCGGGTGTCACCTTCACCCGCGGCAAGGGCCGCATTTTCTACTTCAGCCCGGGCGACCAGGAGTACCCGGTGTACCACCACCCGCAGATCCAGCGGGTGCTGGCCAACGGCGTGAAATGGGCCGCGCAACCGGGGCTGCACCGTTCCGCCCCGGAAGTGACCAACCCTGCCCGGGAGTGGTTCCAGGAGGAAATGCGGCATTGACATCGGGTCCGGCCGGGAGCACATTGAGATCGTCGCGCACGCGGTTCGGCAGGTTCTGGACGGGCACACCCTCCCTGGCGGATCACCTCCCGGCGCCGCCCAGCCCGCCGGATGAATTAGCAACCACTCCTTACCGGGAGCCAGAAATGCCTGCAGTAACGGTCACGAACCTCGAATCCAAATCCTTCAACGAACCCGACGAGAAGCGCCGCCCGCCCAAGACCGAGGTGGATGTGGTCAACATTGGCGGCGCAACCCTGGGCCGGTTCACCTTTGAGCCGGGCTGGCGCTGGTCCGAAACCGTCAAGACCGTGGTCAAAACGGACAGCTGCCAGAACAACCACTTGGGCTTCTGCACCGCCGGCACCCTGACGGTGCAGCTCAACGACGGAACGCAGAAGACCATCCATGCCGGCGACGCCTATTCCATCCCGGCCGGGCACGACGCCTGGGTGGAAAACGACGAGACGTTCGTTGGCTATGAAGTCATGAGTGCAGCCGAGTACGCCAAGCCCGCCTGATCACGCAGCAGACCAAGGCGAACCAGCAGGAAAGGGAGGCCCGCCAGGACCTCCCTTTCCTATGCCGCCAGCCCTACGGTTGAGGGAATACAACGATCGGAGAGCAATGAAAGTCACCGTCATCGGCGGCAGCGGCCACATCGGTTCGTTCCTGGTCCCGCGGCTGGTCCGCGCCGGCCACGAGGTCACCACCATCAGCCGCGGCACCAGCAAGCCCTACATCGACTCGCCCGAATGGCAGCAGGTCCACCAAGTCACCGCAGACCGGCAGGCGGAAGACCGGGACGGAACGTTCGGGGACCGGGTGGCCGGGCTGAAGCCGGACGCGGTGGTGGACCTGGTCTGCTTCACCCTCGAATCTGCGGCGTCTCTGGTGCACCGCCTGCGGGGCGAGGTGGGGCACCTGCTGCACTGCGGCTCCATCTGGCGCTACGGGCAAAGCCTGAAGCTGCCCATCCGGGAAGGCTCTGATTCAGCGGCCGAGCCCTTTGGTGACTACGGTGTCCAGAAGAACCGCATCGCGGTGATGCTGCAGGAGGAGACCGCCAGCGGCGGCCTGGCAACCACCTCGCTGCATCCCGGCCACATCGTCGGACCGGGCTGGCACCCCATCGGCCCGCTCGGAAACCTGGACCCCGCCGTCTGGCAGGCACTCTCCGCCGGCCAGCCCCTTCGGATCCCCGGCACCGGCGCGGAACTGATGCACCACGTGCACGCCGACGACGTCGCCCAGGCTTTCGAAAAGGCCCTCGCCCACCCCGAGGCGGCCGCCGGCGAGGACTTCAACATCGTGGCCCCCACGGCGCTCACCGTCCGCGGCTACGCCGACATCGCGGCCGCCTGGTTCGGGCACGCCGCCGTCCTGGAGACGGTCAGCTGGGAGCGGTTCCGCGAAAACACCTCCCGCGAGTACGCCGAATCCAGCTGGGAACACCTCTACCGCAGCCACTGCTTCAGCATCGGGAAGGCTGCGTCCGTGCTGGGCTACGCGCCGCGGTACGAACCGGAGCAGGCCGTCTTCGAATCCATCCAGTGGCTGGTGGAGCAGGGCAAGCTGCACGTCGCGCGCCCGCTGGGCGTCCCGGCGGGGTGAGGCCGCCTAGGCAGGCCGCCGCCGGAGCCGTGACACCAGCGAGGCGGCCAGCAGGGCAGTCATCAGTTCCAGCGCGATGACCAGCAGCAGTTCCGGGGCGCCGTTTGCATGGGCAATGGACGACGGCGGCGCCCCGGCGTGGGCGTGTCCCGCACCGCCGCCGCCAAGCAGCAGGAAGCCGTGGAGGGCTGCCATGGCCACCGCGGCAACGGTGACCTGGTGCAGGGCGCCCATGCGGCTGTGCCGCCAGATGTGCACCGTGCAGGGCAGGCAGACGGCGGCGAGCGCCAGCATGAGCACGCTCAGCCAAATGCCGTGGCGGCCGGCGGCGGCCAGCCACAGGTGCCCAGCGCAGCCTGCGGCGGTGACCACGGCGACCAGCCGGGAATGCAGGACCGGACCCTTGGCACCGGCCCGTCCTGCCGCCGTCGTACTCCCTGCCCTGCCCGGGGCGATGTTAGTGGCAGGAGCCACCGCTGCCGCCCTCGGTGTGGCAGGCTACGGCCTGCTTGTTGGGGTTGGCGGGCACATCCAGGACGGGGCTGCGGTCGAAGAAGCCCTCGGGGCGGAGCTTGAAGCCCACGGTGTCCACCGGCATGATGGGCCAGTCCTCCACCCGCGGGAAGTGGGTCAGGCCAAAGGTGTGCCACACCACGATGTCCTGCCCGTCGATGTCCCGGTCCTGCGCCACGAAGGCCGGCAGGCCCGCTCCCCCGGCATGCTGGTTCACGAAGTCGCCCGTGGGGTAGCGCTCGTCCTCGGCGTGGCGGGTGACCCAGAGGTCCTTGGTGGCGAACGCGGCCCGGCGCGCAATGGACGAGTCCGGGTCCGCCAGCAGCGTGGGCTGGTTGTGGGAATGCAGCTTGTAGCCCACGGGCTCCCCCAGCCGGTTGCGGGATTCGGGGTTTGAGATGATCCAAGTCCGGCCGCTGCGGGCATCAGCCTCGCGGACTGCCTCGGATTCACGGGCCAGGACGGTGCGCTTCCGGGAGAAGGCGTTGCCGCGCTCATTGCCGGGACCCATGGCCTGGCGGACCACGTCCTCTTCCTCCACCCGGTTGGTGAACCCGTCAACGGCCATGTCCAGCCGGGCGCTGAAGAGGTGCTGGTGGAACGGGGCGCCCAGGCCGGGGGCCAGCTGGGAGATGTTGTCCGAGCCGCCCTCGGGGAAGGCTGACGTGAAGACGATGCCGGTGGCCTTGGCTTCGAATTCAATGGTGCCGTCCAGGTACAGGTACCAGTAGAAGCCGTAATCGTAGTTGCCGATGGTGGTGAAGAAGGAGATGACCAGGCGGCGGTTGCGGCGGGTGTAGTTGACGCCGCTCCACAGGTCCGAGTGCTTGGAGAGGATGCTCCAGTCCTCCTCGTGCATGCAGATCCCGTTGCGGATTTCCCGGGGGTTGCCGAACGCGTCGGAAATCACGGGGCTTAGGTACGTGATATCGCCCAGGCAGTCGCAGCCCAATTCCAGGGAGTTGGCGTACTGGCCCACCAGGTATTCGCCGGTGTCGAAGTAGTTCTGCCAGGACCGGATGGGTGACGGGTCGCCGTAGGGGACCACCATCTCGGCGATGGAGCCGCGGTTGATGATCGGCCGCAGCCGGTCGCCGTCCCGGAAGCCGAGGTTGTGCAGGACCACGCCTTCGCGGACATCGAAGCCGACGTCCACGCTCCACTTTTCCCACTCCACATGATTGCCGCCGGTTACGGTGAAGCTTGGCCCTTCCGGCTGGGTGATGCTGATGGGTTTCTGGGTGGTGCGCAGCGGCCCGGTCAGTTCCGGATGGGTGTAGTTGCCGTGTTCGGCAGGGATGGGCATCACGCCCAGGTCGATCACCTGCGTGACCTCTTTGCTGACCACGTCCACGTAGGCCACCAGCCCGTCCACGGGGTGCGCCCACGCGCTGTCCTCCGGGAACTCCTGCACGAACGCCAGCCCACGCAGGATCCGCCGGCCCTTCTCCTCCGCGTATTCGAAGACACCGGCGGAGAGCGGGGCAACCCGGACCTTTTCGACGGCGAGTCCGCGGTCTGCAAGCGCCTTGAGCCAGCGGTCATCGGTGGCCAGGAGGGCTTCCACCACCTCGAATTCCTCCTCCAGCACAGGCAGTTCGCCCGTCACCGCTGTGTCCAGTTCGACGTCGGAGTCCACCCTTTGGTGCGTGACGGAGACAAGGACATCGTGTGGGGCGGCGCCGGAGACGTCGTGGATGAACACCCGGAAACGGCGGTCCACCGCCTCCGGATCCGAGCCGCGGGGCGGATCCTGCAGGCCCAGGTAGGCAATCCGGTGCTGCGGGCCCAGGCGGCCTTCGGCCTGCAGGAGGGACCGTACCTGCAGGATTTCGGCTTCGGTTGCCAGCCCGAAGGCGGAGGCAGTTTCAGTTGGGGCAAGCATCATGGGTGAACCTTTGTCCGGGCCGTTTCCGGCCGCTGGGATTTATTTTCTATAGTTGTAGAGAATAAACCTACGTAACATGGCTCACAAGAGTCGGGACCAAAATATTTTCCGGGGAGTGGCCGCGGTGCCCAAGATTGTTGACCATGACGAGCGGCGCCTGGAACTGGTGGATGCCACCTGGCGGATCATTGCCCGGCAGGGGCTTGAGGGCGCCACCATGCGCGAGATCGCCACGGAGGCAGGCTTTGCCAACGGCGCCCTGAAACCCTACTTCCCCACCAAGGACACGCTCCTGGAGTTCGCCTTCAGCCACGTCTTCAACCGCACCAACCAGCGGATCGCCGAGGTCACCAAAGGCAAGTCCGGCCTGGCTGCCCTGCGGGCCTTTTGCCTTGAAGTACTCCCCCTGGACGAGGAACGCATCAACGAGGCACGGATCGTCATCCCGTTCTGGCAAAGGGCGGTGAATGACGCCCAGAAAGCCGGGATACACCAGCGCTCGATGGACGAATGGCTGGCCGCCATCCGCCGCTACCTGCAGGAGGCGAGGGACAGCGGAGACGTGACCGCCGGCGTCGACAACCACGTTCTGGCCGGCCAACTGTTGAACATGCTGCTGGGCGCGCAGATTGAAGCGGCACTTGGGCAGGAAGGCCGGACGGACTTCGGACATGCCGCGCAGCTGGACGGGTACCTGGCACTGCTGGGCAAAAATCCTGCCCGGAAATGAGCACCAAACTCGAAAGTATGCTTACTATTGAGGGGTCAGGTTCTGGTTCACGCCGGAGCGAGCACGAACTGTTAGGAGCATCTCCATGGGTTTGGATGACAAGATCGGCAACGCAGCAGAGAAGCTCGGCGGCAAGGGCAAGGAAGCTGCCGGAAACGCCACGGGCGATGAGAGCCTGAAGGCCGAAGGCCAGACGGACCAGTCGAAGTCGGACCTCAAGCAGGCCGGCGAGCACGTCAAGGACGCCTTCAAGAAGGACTAGTCGACGCTCGCATAATGGGTGCAGCTCCAGCCGGAGTTGCACCCATTATCGCGTTCAGGGCCGCTGCTCCCCCGCACTTCCCGCCCGGGCATCGCCATGCATTTCCCGCAGTTCCTGCAACAGCTTCAGCTGTTCGGCGTTGATGTTCATGAGCATCTCAATGTGCGCCGCGGCGCGCACATCCGTTTCGTAGTCATGCTGGGCCATCGCCGAGGCGATGGCGTCCTGGCGCTTGGCCGCGATCAACAGGATGGCCCCCTGCAGTCCGGCCAGCATGGACAGGAAAAGGTTCAGGAGGATGTAGGGATAGGGATCCCACGCCTTCGCTGCGAGAACGTAGCTGTTCACCACGGCCCACATTCCCATCGATGCCAGGAAGATGCCCACGAAGGGCCAGCTGCCCATCCCGTTCCGGAGGGTGTCCGCAGCCCTTTCGCCGGGACTCAGTCCCTCCTTGTGCCGCCGGTGCCAGTTGCTTCTGATGTCCGTCATGGCCCCAGACTATGTCCTGGACCATGGGCGGCGCGGCTGGTGGATAAGCCGCCAGGGAGTCAACTCCGTTTTATTTTCGCCAGCCGTTGAAAAAAGACGGCTTGGGTACTAACCTGAACACACTGTGTCGCAGAACACAGGGCGGGGGAACGTCGAGTTGCATTCCGTTACGAGGAAAATCCATGCCAGCACCAACTCCAACCCGGGCAACGTCCCGGCAGGCACCACAGGACCTTACCTCCAGGGTGGCCGGTTCCTTCGACCACTGGAAACACCTGGTGGCCGAATCATTCGTGCCGCTTACCGCACGGACCAATGACGTGGAGGGCTTCCGCGGCCAGATGCGTTCGCGTGTGCTGGACCGGATGTCCATCGTTGAAGTCACCGCTACCTCCCACGAGGTGCACCGCACGCCGGCCTTGATCGCCCAGGCCCACGAGCGCTACTTCAAGCTGAACCTGCAGCTGGAAGGAACCGGCCTTCTGGTCCAGGACAACAGGGAAGCCGTGCTTCAGCCCGGGGACCTGGCCATCTATGACACCAACCGCCCCTACACCCTGGCGTTCGAGGACCAGACCCGGATCATGGTGCTCATGTTCCCCTGCGATGCCCTGTCGCTGCCCGCGGACTACGTGGGCCAGCTTGCCGCCGTGCGGATGGGCAGCGGGGGCCTCAGCGGGATCGTGGGCCAGTTTATTCGGGAGCTGTCGGCAAACCTGGATGTCCTGAACGGCCCCAGCGGGTCAAGGCTCGCCACGAACGCGCTGGACCTGGTGTCCACCATGCTGCATGCGGAAATGGACATTTCGCCGGACAGGATGAAGCCACAGGCGCTCCTGGCCGTATCGATCCGCGAGTATATCGAGGCCAACCTGTCCGATCCACTGCTCTCGCCGGCCGGCATCGCCGCGGCGCACTTCATCTCCACCCGGCACCTGCACAATGTCTTCCACGAGTCGGGCAGCACCGTTGCCGGCTTCATCCGGAGCCAACGACTGGACGGTGCCCGCCGCGACCTGCGCGATCCGCTG
Protein-coding regions in this window:
- a CDS encoding TetR/AcrR family transcriptional regulator; the encoded protein is MAHKSRDQNIFRGVAAVPKIVDHDERRLELVDATWRIIARQGLEGATMREIATEAGFANGALKPYFPTKDTLLEFAFSHVFNRTNQRIAEVTKGKSGLAALRAFCLEVLPLDEERINEARIVIPFWQRAVNDAQKAGIHQRSMDEWLAAIRRYLQEARDSGDVTAGVDNHVLAGQLLNMLLGAQIEAALGQEGRTDFGHAAQLDGYLALLGKNPARK
- a CDS encoding CsbD family protein, with translation MGLDDKIGNAAEKLGGKGKEAAGNATGDESLKAEGQTDQSKSDLKQAGEHVKDAFKKD
- a CDS encoding primary-amine oxidase yields the protein MMLAPTETASAFGLATEAEILQVRSLLQAEGRLGPQHRIAYLGLQDPPRGSDPEAVDRRFRVFIHDVSGAAPHDVLVSVTHQRVDSDVELDTAVTGELPVLEEEFEVVEALLATDDRWLKALADRGLAVEKVRVAPLSAGVFEYAEEKGRRILRGLAFVQEFPEDSAWAHPVDGLVAYVDVVSKEVTQVIDLGVMPIPAEHGNYTHPELTGPLRTTQKPISITQPEGPSFTVTGGNHVEWEKWSVDVGFDVREGVVLHNLGFRDGDRLRPIINRGSIAEMVVPYGDPSPIRSWQNYFDTGEYLVGQYANSLELGCDCLGDITYLSPVISDAFGNPREIRNGICMHEEDWSILSKHSDLWSGVNYTRRNRRLVISFFTTIGNYDYGFYWYLYLDGTIEFEAKATGIVFTSAFPEGGSDNISQLAPGLGAPFHQHLFSARLDMAVDGFTNRVEEEDVVRQAMGPGNERGNAFSRKRTVLARESEAVREADARSGRTWIISNPESRNRLGEPVGYKLHSHNQPTLLADPDSSIARRAAFATKDLWVTRHAEDERYPTGDFVNQHAGGAGLPAFVAQDRDIDGQDIVVWHTFGLTHFPRVEDWPIMPVDTVGFKLRPEGFFDRSPVLDVPANPNKQAVACHTEGGSGGSCH
- a CDS encoding ammonium transporter; translation: MDSGNVAWILASSALVCMMIPALALFYGGMVGSRRILNMMMMCFGGASLVAVLWALFGYSMAFGNSVGGLGLIGDVTEFPGMGQLLAADDSASIPVILFAAFQLFFACVTTALVAGAAAGRMKFGAWMLFAGIWATVVYFPIAHWVFAFDSADGSTMGGWIANGIKAIDFAGGTAVHMNAGAAALALALVLGKSSGWPKVEHAKPHSRPLVLVGAGLLWVGWFGFNAGSALSAGQSAAVVFLNTAVAASAGLLAWALVERVRHGAATSMGAASGLISALVAITPACGAVSPLGAVAIGAIAGAVCSLAIELKFRLGFDDSLDVVGVHLVGGILGTLLIGLFATDAAPNAVTGLFYGGGFELLGVQALATITVLVYSFGITWVLAKILDKTIGLRIKPEDELRGIDLAAHSELAYLTDEDPVELGSPQRV
- a CDS encoding cupin domain-containing protein, with protein sequence MPAVTVTNLESKSFNEPDEKRRPPKTEVDVVNIGGATLGRFTFEPGWRWSETVKTVVKTDSCQNNHLGFCTAGTLTVQLNDGTQKTIHAGDAYSIPAGHDAWVENDETFVGYEVMSAAEYAKPA
- a CDS encoding NAD-dependent epimerase/dehydratase family protein, coding for MKVTVIGGSGHIGSFLVPRLVRAGHEVTTISRGTSKPYIDSPEWQQVHQVTADRQAEDRDGTFGDRVAGLKPDAVVDLVCFTLESAASLVHRLRGEVGHLLHCGSIWRYGQSLKLPIREGSDSAAEPFGDYGVQKNRIAVMLQEETASGGLATTSLHPGHIVGPGWHPIGPLGNLDPAVWQALSAGQPLRIPGTGAELMHHVHADDVAQAFEKALAHPEAAAGEDFNIVAPTALTVRGYADIAAAWFGHAAVLETVSWERFRENTSREYAESSWEHLYRSHCFSIGKAASVLGYAPRYEPEQAVFESIQWLVEQGKLHVARPLGVPAG
- a CDS encoding ThuA domain-containing protein; protein product: MWNEGVHEAINEPSHIGEIYPDGIHGAIAAGLRSHFPDADITTAVLATDDEHGLDEEVLAETDVLLWWGHMAHAEVGDAVVERVHRHVLGGMGLIVLHSGHFAKIFTKLLGTSCSLAWRNDGERELVWTVKPAHPIAEGVDSPIVIPEQEMYGELFDIPDPDDLIFISSFAGGEVFRSGVTFTRGKGRIFYFSPGDQEYPVYHHPQIQRVLANGVKWAAQPGLHRSAPEVTNPAREWFQEEMRH
- a CDS encoding DUF1003 domain-containing protein, which produces MTDIRSNWHRRHKEGLSPGERAADTLRNGMGSWPFVGIFLASMGMWAVVNSYVLAAKAWDPYPYILLNLFLSMLAGLQGAILLIAAKRQDAIASAMAQHDYETDVRAAAHIEMLMNINAEQLKLLQELREMHGDARAGSAGEQRP
- a CDS encoding helix-turn-helix domain-containing protein, giving the protein MPAPTPTRATSRQAPQDLTSRVAGSFDHWKHLVAESFVPLTARTNDVEGFRGQMRSRVLDRMSIVEVTATSHEVHRTPALIAQAHERYFKLNLQLEGTGLLVQDNREAVLQPGDLAIYDTNRPYTLAFEDQTRIMVLMFPCDALSLPADYVGQLAAVRMGSGGLSGIVGQFIRELSANLDVLNGPSGSRLATNALDLVSTMLHAEMDISPDRMKPQALLAVSIREYIEANLSDPLLSPAGIAAAHFISTRHLHNVFHESGSTVAGFIRSQRLDGARRDLRDPLHAGKSVGAVAAAWGFLDAAHFSRTFRDAFGVSPTQWRRGG
- a CDS encoding Gfo/Idh/MocA family protein gives rise to the protein MNNQQPIARQAPTPGDKLQELRVGVVGIGWAGQQHLKAYSELDGVRIMSLAGMEQELRDSLQAEYAIPNGFAGWEEMLDHGGLDAISVAVPTFLHAPIAIAALERGIHVLSEKPIARNAVEGQAMVKAARKAGRVLDVAFNHRRRGDIQALKDVIDAGGLGRPYYAKASWLRRSGIPTLGSWFTNPELAGGGPLADIGVHALDYALHLLGEPKVVAVSAATHSELGPQGRGGGNRYSAQATSHAFEVEDFASAFLRLEGGGTLLLEAGWATYRETDDLLDFTVYGTDGGAELKVKGAPFPPVGQLRVFTDKEGESADYVPTVLPGRAHDAVVEDFVTAVRGGETAWAGHDGSLALYRAQIIDACYQSALQQREVRL